The genomic window GAAGAAGCGATTTCCCGCGTAGAAGCCGAATGGCTTATGAGAAAATAATTTTAATTCCGCCGCACCGCTATCTATGTTTGCAATCGATTTTGGTACAAGTAATACCTGTGTAACTCGCATTAATCCCGTCACCGGACAATCGGAAACTGTCAGCATTCCGGGCTTATCTCAGCAAATCGGGGCAAATCCGCCTTTAATTCCTAGCTTAGTATATGTAGAAAATGCCGCCGAAGGTAAAGTATTAATTGGGCAACAAGTGCGCGATCGCGGTTACGATAGCAAAAACGATCCAAGATTTTTCCGCAGTTTCAAACGCGGTATTGGCGCAAATATTCAGGGCTTTTTACCAGAATTAGACGGGCAAATTATCACCTTTGAGCAAATCGGGACATGGTTTTTGACTAATCTAATTTCCCAACTAGGAAGTATAGAATCTTTAGTTTTAACTGTACCTGTAGATAGCTTTGAATCTTACCGTCACTGGCTGGGGGAAACTTGCCAAACTTTGCCTATAGAGCAAGTTAGAATGCTTGATGAGCCTACCGCCGCCGCTTTAGGTTATGGTATGGCAGATAAAGAAAATTTGCTAGTAATTGATTTTGGCGGCGGTACTTTAGATTTATCTTTGGTACGTCTAGATGCAAGCATCCAAGCGGGTAAAACTACTTTAGGCTTTTTACTCAAATTCGGGCAAAAATCCTTAGCTGAAAAATCTGGACAAAAGTTAAAAACCGCTCGTGTTTTAGCTAAAGCTGGGCAAAATTTGGGCGGTACAGATATTGATAACTGGTTAGTTGAATACTTTGCTAAAACTCAAGGATTAGCCGCTACATCGTTAACAGCTAGGTTGGCGGAGCGGGTAAAAATTCAACTATCTTCCCAAACTCAAGCAAGCGAAGTTTATTTTGATGACGAAACCTTAGACAGCTATGAATTAGAACTAAACCGCGATACTTTAGAAACCATCCTTGAAGAACATCAGTTTTTTGAGCAACTAGACGAATGTATGACGCAGCTATTGTATCAAGCGCGGCGACAAGGTTTAGAAATTGCCGATATCAATGCAGTGCTGTTAGTTGGCGGTACTTCGCAAATGCCTGTAGTGCAAAATTGGGTGCAAAAGTATTTCGATCCAGCGTTAATAAGTAACAAAAAACCCTTTGAAGCGATCGCATCTGGCGCACTCCAACTTACTCAAGGCGTAGAAGTAAAAGACTTTCTTTATCACAGTTACGGTGTCCGTTATTGGGATCGGCGCAACAATCGCCACAATTGGCATCCTTTAATTAAAACCGGACAACCGTACCCAATGCAAGATCCGGTAGAGCTAGTATTAGGCGCTTCGGTTGAAAATCAACCAAGTATTGAATTAATTATTGGTGAATTGGGAAGCGAAACGGGAGCAACCGAGGTTTTTTATGACGGCGAAATGTTGATTACTCGTCGCCAAAAAGATAGTCAAATTCAAGTACAGCCATTAAATGACAAAGCCGCCTCCATTGCTCAATTAACGCCGCCAGGATTTCCCGGAAGCGATCGCATTCGGGTTTTATTTTACGTTGACTCCCAGCGTTTTTTGAGAATGACTGTTGAAGACTTGCTTACAAATCAAACTTTGCTAGAAGCTCGATTAGTTACGCAGCTAAGTTAATTTACTTTTGCGCTTGATTTGGAGTTGAACCCACTTTTGCCATCGCTGAAAGCTAGGATCGTCCGATCTAGTTTGTTGCCAAGATGGGCGATTGCTAATACGTTCTCGCCAAGCGTCTAAGCAAGGATAGCCATTTAACGAAACTCCCAAACGGTAAAAGAGTGGAATCGTCGCACCTGCCACAATATCACCAAGATTTAGGCGATCGCCTCCAAAATACGTTTTTCCTTGTAACTCATCATCCAAAAATTGCCAAGCCGTAGCTAGGCGCGTCTGAACAGCACTAGATAAAGGCTGTTGTTCGGCATTAACAACGGCGATCAAATTTGGCATCAATTCGTTTACGGCGACTTGTTGCACCATCCGCATTTTAGTAATTGCTTGAATCTCGGTAGGTATTAAAGCTAGATCGGGATAGCACAGTTCAAGATATTCTAAAATTGCTATTGATTCAAATACCCGAAAATCACCATCTACAATTACAGGTACATGGTGAAAAGGATTCATTGTCAAAAATTCCGGCTCAAACTGCTTACCAGTTCCTAGATTAACCTCAATAAGCTGGTAGGGAATCTGTTTTTCTAATAGTAGAAGCCATACGCGCCGCGAAATTGGGGAAAGTGGGTGGTAATAAAATTTCAGCATAGGAAACTTCTTTTAAAAATCTAAAAATATAACTCTATTTCAATTTTCTCGACTCAATAGTAAATTCTGGAATTTGCTCAAGTTCTCGCTCTACAAGATTATACTGTTCGCAAACTAAACTTAAACGATTAGAAACTGCACTTTTAACTTCATTTACTGAGTGCGTCAAATCTCCTTGAAAAAGCACCAAAGTATTGTATTGCGGCTTTATACAGCCAACTTGTTTTTTACCGTGACGCAACACTAATTCGCCACCTTCCAACTCTGAGGAAACTTGCACGTATAAGACGCTAACCATAGCAGGAGGAGCGATAGTTTTACAATACGATCGCAAACTCCGATCTATGTGCGGATCGACCCGCGAACCCTGGTTTAACACCAAAGGATTGAGATAAAAAGCATTACAATCCTCTTGCAAAGCAACGTTCAGATAGTTTTTAAAAAAAGGAAAGCAACGCTCAACTTCGCTAATATGCGACTTCTGAAACACTACAGAAAACCCCTTAGTTGCTATAAAGTCGCGGTTGAGATTGTTAACTGCTAAGTATGGACACGCTAAAATCCTGGCTTGTAACTTTGTAAGGTAGTTAGGCTTAAATGTATTCTGTGTGGTGCTGTAATAACTCATGAATCGGTCTTGTTTAGCCTTTGATTGAGGTAGGAAAACTAATTTTTGATTGCATACTTATAACAAAAATAAAGTATTAGCTGATACTTTTTATTTGAAATTTGAAACTTTTTTGTAAATAAAAACAATCGGAACTAAGTAGAGTGATAATTATTAGAAATTGTTTAATTTAAGGTTAATTAATGGCTGAATTTTGTTTAAAAATACTTTAAGACTATTAAATATATGACTTATTGAATAAAAGGATCTTATCAAAACTTTTTATGCTTGTATGGACATCTCGTAATGTTATTTA from Synechocystis sp. PCC 7509 includes these protein-coding regions:
- a CDS encoding Hsp70 family protein, with protein sequence MFAIDFGTSNTCVTRINPVTGQSETVSIPGLSQQIGANPPLIPSLVYVENAAEGKVLIGQQVRDRGYDSKNDPRFFRSFKRGIGANIQGFLPELDGQIITFEQIGTWFLTNLISQLGSIESLVLTVPVDSFESYRHWLGETCQTLPIEQVRMLDEPTAAALGYGMADKENLLVIDFGGGTLDLSLVRLDASIQAGKTTLGFLLKFGQKSLAEKSGQKLKTARVLAKAGQNLGGTDIDNWLVEYFAKTQGLAATSLTARLAERVKIQLSSQTQASEVYFDDETLDSYELELNRDTLETILEEHQFFEQLDECMTQLLYQARRQGLEIADINAVLLVGGTSQMPVVQNWVQKYFDPALISNKKPFEAIASGALQLTQGVEVKDFLYHSYGVRYWDRRNNRHNWHPLIKTGQPYPMQDPVELVLGASVENQPSIELIIGELGSETGATEVFYDGEMLITRRQKDSQIQVQPLNDKAASIAQLTPPGFPGSDRIRVLFYVDSQRFLRMTVEDLLTNQTLLEARLVTQLS
- a CDS encoding glutathione S-transferase family protein, with the translated sequence MLKFYYHPLSPISRRVWLLLLEKQIPYQLIEVNLGTGKQFEPEFLTMNPFHHVPVIVDGDFRVFESIAILEYLELCYPDLALIPTEIQAITKMRMVQQVAVNELMPNLIAVVNAEQQPLSSAVQTRLATAWQFLDDELQGKTYFGGDRLNLGDIVAGATIPLFYRLGVSLNGYPCLDAWRERISNRPSWQQTRSDDPSFQRWQKWVQLQIKRKSKLT
- a CDS encoding 2OG-Fe(II) oxygenase, which encodes MSYYSTTQNTFKPNYLTKLQARILACPYLAVNNLNRDFIATKGFSVVFQKSHISEVERCFPFFKNYLNVALQEDCNAFYLNPLVLNQGSRVDPHIDRSLRSYCKTIAPPAMVSVLYVQVSSELEGGELVLRHGKKQVGCIKPQYNTLVLFQGDLTHSVNEVKSAVSNRLSLVCEQYNLVERELEQIPEFTIESRKLK